One Nitrosomonas sp. PY1 DNA window includes the following coding sequences:
- a CDS encoding aminodeoxychorismate/anthranilate synthase component II — translation MLLVIDNYDSFTYNLVQYFAELGEKIVVFRNDQISLNAITELSPDRIVISPGPCTPKEAGISLATIDQFSREIPILGVCLGHQSIGQAFGGRIVHAKQLMHGKTSPIYHHGTGVFRNLPCPFIATRYHSLVIERTSLPDCLEVTAWTEDGEIMGVRHKTLAIEGIQFHPESILSEYGHQMLQNFLNQ, via the coding sequence ATGCTGTTGGTCATTGATAACTATGATTCTTTCACATACAATTTGGTGCAGTATTTTGCTGAATTGGGTGAAAAGATCGTCGTGTTCAGAAACGATCAAATTTCTTTGAATGCAATTACCGAGCTCAGTCCGGATCGAATCGTTATTTCACCAGGGCCATGTACGCCGAAAGAAGCTGGCATATCGCTTGCGACCATTGATCAATTTAGTCGAGAGATTCCTATTTTAGGCGTTTGCTTGGGCCATCAAAGTATCGGTCAAGCATTTGGCGGTCGTATTGTTCATGCCAAGCAACTTATGCACGGCAAAACTTCCCCCATTTATCATCATGGCACCGGTGTTTTCCGTAATCTACCTTGTCCATTTATTGCCACACGCTATCATTCCCTTGTTATTGAACGTACTTCATTGCCAGATTGTCTCGAAGTAACGGCATGGACTGAGGACGGTGAAATTATGGGCGTTCGTCATAAAACATTGGCCATAGAAGGTATTCAATTTCATCCTGAGTCTATTCTCAGTGAGTATGGACATCAAATGTTGCAAAATTTTCTGAATCAATAA
- the rpsF gene encoding 30S ribosomal protein S6, with translation MRHYEIVFIVHPDQSEQVPAMIERYRGIITAKDGKIHRVEDWGRRQLAYLIQKVHKAHYVLMNIECNQEALSDLENAFKFSDAVLRHLTIRVNGPITEPSVMVLRQGDKSIASDTNTTELEGGTNLVDEEGDANVAA, from the coding sequence ATGAGACACTACGAAATCGTTTTTATTGTTCATCCCGATCAAAGTGAACAAGTCCCTGCAATGATCGAGCGTTATCGCGGTATTATTACTGCAAAAGACGGCAAAATTCATCGCGTTGAAGATTGGGGGCGGCGGCAATTGGCTTATCTGATCCAAAAAGTCCACAAAGCGCATTATGTTTTGATGAATATTGAGTGCAACCAAGAAGCACTCAGTGATCTGGAGAATGCTTTTAAGTTCAGCGATGCTGTGTTGCGCCATCTTACCATTCGTGTTAATGGACCCATTACCGAGCCATCCGTGATGGTGCTACGTCAAGGCGATAAATCGATTGCTTCTGATACAAATACGACGGAACTTGAAGGTGGTACTAACTTAGTGGATGAAGAGGGTGACGCTAACGTTGCAGCATAA
- the ispD gene encoding 2-C-methyl-D-erythritol 4-phosphate cytidylyltransferase produces MTQFNALIPAAGSGSRMGNTLPKQYLQLNNHPMIYHAIKTLCSNQTLSKVFVVLSPTDHDWYNYDWSEFSTKLTVLNCGGATRSESVRNGLLAMKQKNAVEPHDWILVHDAARPCLTTVQLDNLIEQVREDPVGGLLAVPVADTLKRGDAENRVIRTESRDNIWQAQTPQMFRHGLLAQALQQTAGEFVTDEASAIEAIGLCPKLVIGDSYNFKVTYSHDLALAELIIHKRSYA; encoded by the coding sequence ATGACTCAGTTTAATGCACTCATTCCCGCAGCAGGATCAGGTTCTCGAATGGGTAATACATTACCCAAACAATACCTGCAACTCAACAATCACCCCATGATATATCATGCAATCAAAACCTTATGCAGCAATCAAACCCTATCAAAAGTATTTGTCGTGTTGTCACCCACCGATCATGATTGGTACAACTACGATTGGAGTGAATTTTCAACCAAATTAACGGTACTAAATTGCGGTGGTGCCACACGTTCTGAAAGTGTACGCAATGGCCTGTTGGCAATGAAACAAAAAAATGCGGTGGAACCGCATGACTGGATTTTAGTACATGATGCCGCTCGTCCCTGTTTGACAACAGTACAACTAGATAATCTCATTGAACAGGTACGCGAAGATCCAGTGGGGGGATTGCTCGCTGTGCCTGTTGCCGATACGCTAAAGCGTGGCGATGCTGAAAATCGAGTCATTCGTACTGAATCTCGCGACAATATCTGGCAAGCACAAACACCACAAATGTTTCGACATGGATTATTAGCTCAAGCATTACAACAAACCGCCGGAGAATTTGTCACCGACGAAGCCAGCGCAATCGAAGCAATAGGACTATGTCCGAAGCTTGTCATCGGGGACAGCTATAATTTTAAAGTGACTTATTCCCATGATCTGGCTTTGGCAGAATTAATTATTCATAAAAGGAGTTATGCGTGA
- the trpD gene encoding anthranilate phosphoribosyltransferase: MSPQVALQRIITHQEIPYDDMVALMRQIMRGEISPVLMAAILSGLRTKKETIEEITAATQVMREYATHVEVRNKNYLVDTCGTGGDSAHTFNISTAAALVAAAAGASVAKHGGRSVSSKSGSADVLEALGVNLNQTPQQIASSIQEIGVGFMFAPNYHSAMKHAAPVRRELGVKTLFNILGPLANPADAKKQVLGVFSADLVETLAHVLQRLNSQHVLIVHGSDGLDEITITGKTHIGELKNDTIQSYTIQPEDFGFQSTPIQDIQVNDAEHAKAMLLSVLKNKSGAARDVVILNAGAAIYVAGIVDNLAAGITTAQKTIESGAALKKLHELVALSQKNTTQ; encoded by the coding sequence ATGTCCCCTCAAGTTGCTTTACAACGCATTATTACGCATCAAGAAATACCCTACGACGATATGGTCGCACTGATGCGACAGATTATGCGTGGAGAGATTTCTCCTGTACTAATGGCAGCCATTTTGTCAGGATTACGCACAAAAAAAGAAACAATTGAAGAGATTACGGCTGCCACTCAAGTAATGCGTGAATACGCCACTCATGTCGAAGTGCGTAATAAAAATTACCTGGTTGATACTTGTGGAACAGGAGGCGATTCTGCGCATACCTTTAATATTTCAACTGCTGCGGCATTGGTCGCGGCAGCGGCAGGAGCGAGTGTGGCCAAACACGGTGGACGCTCGGTTTCAAGTAAATCTGGAAGTGCGGATGTATTAGAAGCGCTCGGTGTTAATTTGAATCAAACACCGCAACAAATTGCATCGAGCATTCAAGAAATCGGCGTCGGGTTTATGTTTGCACCGAACTATCATAGCGCAATGAAACACGCTGCACCGGTACGTCGAGAACTCGGTGTAAAAACACTATTTAATATTCTAGGGCCACTAGCCAATCCAGCGGATGCTAAGAAGCAGGTATTGGGAGTATTTAGCGCTGATTTGGTCGAAACACTGGCGCATGTTTTGCAACGACTGAATAGCCAGCACGTATTGATCGTACATGGCAGCGATGGATTGGACGAAATTACGATCACTGGCAAAACCCATATAGGGGAACTGAAAAACGATACCATTCAAAGCTATACGATTCAGCCGGAAGATTTTGGTTTTCAGTCAACTCCCATTCAGGACATTCAAGTTAACGATGCCGAGCATGCGAAGGCGATGTTGCTATCAGTTCTGAAAAATAAGAGCGGTGCCGCGCGTGATGTTGTTATTTTAAATGCCGGGGCTGCCATTTATGTGGCGGGTATCGTTGACAATCTAGCCGCCGGTATCACAACAGCACAAAAGACCATTGAAAGTGGTGCAGCACTAAAAAAACTGCATGAACTTGTGGCATTAAGCCAGAAAAATACGACGCAATAA
- the rpsR gene encoding 30S ribosomal protein S18 yields the protein MTRFTRRKDSKDKEREKKANRPLFKRKKFCRFTAEGIKKVDYKDIEILKDFISENGKIIPARITGTRAFYQRQLSTAIEYARFLALLPYTDQH from the coding sequence ATGACACGTTTCACGAGACGTAAAGACAGCAAAGACAAAGAAAGAGAAAAAAAAGCCAATCGCCCTTTATTTAAACGCAAGAAATTCTGCCGCTTTACAGCAGAAGGAATCAAGAAAGTTGATTATAAAGATATTGAGATTCTTAAAGACTTTATCAGTGAAAATGGAAAAATCATTCCAGCACGGATTACCGGTACACGGGCTTTTTATCAGCGACAACTCAGTACCGCGATAGAATATGCACGCTTTTTAGCTTTATTGCCTTACACTGATCAGCACTGA
- a CDS encoding DUF1854 domain-containing protein, translated as MIQVLDYHLSRNPYGKIVLTTVSNSIEKEVVPVRAFPISSPLQGIALVDIQGYELAWIENLAELPQNFRELIENELASREFIPEIKRIVKLSSFITPTTWSVETDRGNTDFVLKGEEDIRRLSASSLMIADQYGIHFLIRDRTTLDRHSRKLLDHFL; from the coding sequence ATGATTCAGGTGCTTGATTATCATTTAAGTCGTAATCCCTATGGGAAAATAGTTTTAACGACTGTATCGAACTCAATTGAAAAAGAAGTTGTTCCGGTTCGTGCGTTTCCTATTTCTAGTCCGTTACAAGGTATTGCATTGGTAGATATACAAGGTTATGAGTTAGCATGGATAGAAAATTTGGCAGAATTACCACAAAATTTTCGTGAATTAATTGAAAATGAGCTCGCGAGCCGAGAATTCATTCCTGAAATTAAGCGCATCGTAAAACTTTCCAGTTTTATTACACCAACTACTTGGTCTGTTGAAACTGATCGCGGTAACACTGATTTCGTTCTCAAAGGCGAGGAAGATATTCGTCGTTTAAGCGCATCATCTTTAATGATTGCCGATCAATATGGGATTCATTTTTTGATTAGAGATCGAACAACGCTTGATCGCCATAGCCGGAAATTATTAGATCATTTTTTATAA
- a CDS encoding arginine N-succinyltransferase: MEWSQVLLIVISTIFITIAGTYWVLKTYVFTTSFTPVELNAKEEKNLQVKLQAIGYDANIEDGFLKPEAYTEKNAVREITFTERELNGLLAKNTDLAQKLAIDLANNLVSAKLLIPLEEDFPVLGGKTLRLNAGIGMAYEQEKPIIILKGVSIMGVPIPNAWLGGLKNVNLVDEFGVDPGFWKSFSDGVENIQVSDGKINIKLKE; encoded by the coding sequence ATGGAATGGTCACAAGTGCTTCTCATCGTTATTTCAACAATCTTTATTACGATTGCAGGTACTTATTGGGTACTTAAAACATATGTGTTTACCACATCGTTTACACCTGTTGAACTCAATGCTAAGGAAGAAAAAAATCTTCAAGTTAAGTTACAGGCGATTGGTTATGATGCAAATATTGAAGACGGCTTTCTAAAACCTGAGGCTTACACGGAAAAAAATGCAGTGCGTGAAATTACCTTCACAGAACGCGAGCTTAATGGGTTACTGGCAAAAAATACAGATCTTGCACAAAAACTAGCCATCGATCTGGCAAACAACCTAGTTAGCGCAAAACTACTAATTCCACTAGAAGAAGATTTTCCAGTGCTGGGTGGCAAAACACTTCGCTTGAATGCTGGTATCGGTATGGCTTATGAGCAAGAAAAACCAATCATTATCCTCAAAGGGGTCAGTATCATGGGTGTTCCCATACCCAATGCATGGCTAGGAGGATTAAAGAATGTTAATTTAGTGGATGAATTTGGTGTTGATCCGGGATTCTGGAAGTCATTTTCGGATGGGGTTGAGAATATTCAAGTATCAGATGGAAAAATCAATATTAAACTTAAAGAGTGA
- the ispF gene encoding 2-C-methyl-D-erythritol 2,4-cyclodiphosphate synthase → MRIGQGFDVHQLTEGRPLIIGGVTIPYDKGLLGHSDADVLLHAICDALIGAAGLGDIGKHFSDSDPRYKNIDSRILLRNVYRLLADKGYKLVNIDATIIAQVPKMAPYIPAMIENIAQDLEMQVSEINIKAKTAEYLGAIGRKEGIVAETVCLIER, encoded by the coding sequence ATGCGAATTGGACAGGGTTTTGATGTACATCAGTTAACTGAAGGCCGCCCGCTTATCATCGGCGGTGTTACGATTCCATATGATAAAGGATTGTTAGGTCATTCCGATGCGGATGTTTTACTGCATGCCATTTGCGATGCGTTAATTGGTGCGGCGGGATTGGGAGATATCGGTAAGCATTTCTCCGATTCTGATCCACGTTATAAAAATATCGATAGCCGTATTCTGTTACGCAATGTATATCGTTTATTAGCTGACAAAGGCTACAAATTAGTCAATATCGATGCAACCATTATTGCTCAAGTACCTAAAATGGCTCCATATATACCAGCGATGATTGAAAATATTGCACAGGACCTGGAGATGCAAGTTAGTGAAATCAACATCAAAGCTAAAACCGCCGAATATTTGGGAGCTATTGGCCGTAAAGAAGGCATAGTAGCTGAGACAGTCTGCTTAATCGAACGATAA
- the trpC gene encoding indole-3-glycerol phosphate synthase TrpC, translating into MSDILKKILTVKKQEISASKIIKPENLLLQEAQSAPSPRNFTAAIRNKITAGQSAVIAEIKKASPSKGILRGLGSPNETNDFIPAEIAASYAQHGAACLSVLTDQQFFLGSPDYLLQARAACELPVLRKDFLLDEYQVLEARAMQADCILLIVSAFMMESGETSSHPSNKAVQRMLQLEKLAHSLNMAVLVEVHDAMELEMALQLTTPLIGINNRNLRTFATTLDSTLQLLDRIPSNRIVVTESGIHTVADVALMRDHHVNVFLVGEAFMRAEDPGKELQKLFF; encoded by the coding sequence ATGTCCGATATTTTAAAAAAAATCCTGACTGTTAAAAAACAAGAAATAAGTGCTTCAAAAATAATCAAGCCAGAAAATTTATTGCTGCAAGAAGCGCAATCAGCTCCCTCCCCTCGAAACTTCACCGCGGCTATTCGCAATAAAATTACTGCTGGTCAATCTGCTGTGATTGCTGAAATTAAAAAAGCCAGTCCTAGCAAAGGCATATTACGCGGCCTTGGTTCACCGAACGAAACCAACGACTTTATCCCCGCTGAAATTGCTGCCAGTTATGCGCAACACGGCGCAGCTTGTTTATCAGTATTGACTGATCAGCAATTCTTCTTGGGTAGCCCAGATTATTTGCTACAAGCACGTGCTGCTTGTGAGCTTCCTGTATTACGCAAAGATTTCCTGCTGGATGAATATCAAGTGCTGGAGGCACGTGCGATGCAAGCCGATTGCATTTTATTGATCGTCAGTGCTTTCATGATGGAATCCGGTGAAACCTCAAGTCATCCGAGCAATAAGGCTGTGCAGCGTATGCTGCAATTAGAAAAACTGGCCCATTCGCTGAACATGGCGGTGTTAGTCGAGGTACACGATGCAATGGAACTAGAAATGGCCTTGCAACTAACAACGCCTTTGATCGGAATTAATAATCGCAATTTACGAACTTTTGCTACGACACTAGATTCTACGTTACAGCTATTGGATCGGATACCTTCCAATCGAATCGTAGTAACGGAAAGTGGTATACATACGGTGGCCGATGTTGCTTTAATGCGCGATCATCACGTCAATGTATTTTTGGTAGGTGAAGCATTTATGCGTGCAGAAGATCCCGGAAAAGAATTACAAAAACTATTTTTTTAA
- the dnaB gene encoding replicative DNA helicase: MAHAPVSLSQDLLLETYKTPPHSLESEQSVLGGLLLDNHAWEKVADIITDNDFYRQDHRLIYHHICKLIEQNKPADVITVAESLETSAELQTIGGLAYIGSIVQNTPSAANIKRYAEIVRERSIMRSLAKVCVEIADSTYNPAGRSAANLLDEAEARVFEIAEEGARGKEGFVDIQPLLKEVVERIELLYSQDNPSNITGIASGFYDLDQKTSGFQPGDLIIVAGRPSMGKTAFSLNIAENVALELKKPVAVFSMEMGGTQLAMRLLGSVGKLDQHKVRTGRLDDQDWPRLTHALGKLNDAPIFIDESAALNALELRARARRLYRQHGELGLIVVDYLQLMSSTGPGENRATEISEISRALKALAKELKVPLIALSQLNRSLEQRPNKRPVMSDLRESGAIEQDADVILFIYRDEVYNPDSPDKGIAEIIIGKQRNGPIGKVDLTFLGEYTRFENFARPEYY, encoded by the coding sequence ATGGCACACGCACCTGTTAGTTTAAGTCAAGACCTGCTGCTAGAAACGTATAAGACGCCGCCACATTCATTAGAGAGCGAGCAGTCTGTATTGGGTGGACTGTTACTGGATAATCATGCATGGGAGAAGGTTGCGGATATCATTACCGATAATGATTTTTATCGACAAGACCATCGGCTTATCTATCACCATATTTGCAAATTGATAGAGCAGAACAAACCTGCTGATGTTATTACCGTAGCCGAATCACTCGAAACTTCTGCTGAATTGCAAACGATTGGTGGACTCGCTTATATCGGATCCATTGTACAAAATACTCCTTCGGCTGCAAATATCAAACGTTACGCAGAAATTGTTCGTGAACGCTCAATTATGCGCAGTCTAGCCAAGGTTTGTGTGGAAATAGCCGATTCTACCTATAACCCTGCAGGTCGTTCCGCTGCTAATTTATTGGATGAAGCTGAAGCAAGGGTATTTGAAATTGCAGAAGAAGGCGCACGCGGCAAGGAAGGTTTTGTCGATATTCAACCATTACTTAAGGAGGTTGTTGAGAGAATCGAGTTACTGTACAGCCAGGACAATCCGAGTAATATCACCGGTATTGCCTCTGGATTCTATGATCTGGACCAAAAAACATCAGGATTCCAACCGGGGGATTTGATCATTGTTGCAGGACGTCCTTCAATGGGAAAAACGGCTTTTTCCTTAAATATCGCGGAAAATGTTGCGCTCGAACTTAAAAAACCGGTAGCAGTATTCAGTATGGAAATGGGTGGTACGCAACTTGCCATGCGTTTATTGGGGTCAGTCGGCAAACTCGATCAACATAAAGTGCGTACGGGGCGTTTGGATGATCAAGATTGGCCTCGCTTAACGCATGCATTAGGCAAGCTAAACGATGCGCCTATTTTTATCGACGAAAGTGCAGCGCTCAATGCACTCGAATTACGGGCAAGAGCCCGTAGACTTTACCGTCAGCACGGCGAACTGGGATTGATTGTGGTGGATTACTTACAATTGATGTCATCAACCGGTCCAGGAGAAAATCGTGCCACCGAGATTTCTGAAATATCACGGGCATTAAAAGCTCTGGCAAAAGAATTAAAAGTCCCTTTGATCGCGCTATCGCAGCTGAATCGAAGTCTCGAGCAGCGTCCCAATAAGCGTCCGGTGATGTCGGACTTAAGAGAGTCTGGGGCCATTGAACAAGATGCCGATGTGATTCTCTTCATTTATCGTGACGAAGTTTATAACCCGGATTCGCCTGATAAAGGGATTGCTGAAATCATTATTGGAAAACAAAGAAACGGTCCGATCGGAAAGGTAGATTTGACATTCTTAGGTGAATACACGCGCTTTGAAAATTTTGCCCGGCCTGAATATTATTAA
- the priB gene encoding primosomal replication protein N: MDCNQTVISGKIVKSGVLRYTPAGTAVIEFTICHSSKQMEAEIPRKVFLELLVVVLGQLALTVSEFNVGASVKLKGFLNKKNHANPQLVLHAKSVILI, encoded by the coding sequence TTGGATTGCAATCAAACCGTTATTAGTGGGAAAATTGTGAAATCTGGCGTTTTACGCTATACACCCGCTGGCACTGCTGTGATCGAATTTACGATTTGTCATTCTTCCAAACAAATGGAAGCCGAAATACCTAGGAAAGTATTTTTGGAGTTACTTGTCGTTGTTCTTGGGCAGCTTGCCTTGACTGTATCTGAATTTAATGTGGGTGCTTCAGTCAAACTGAAAGGTTTTCTCAACAAAAAAAACCATGCTAATCCACAACTGGTTTTACATGCAAAGAGTGTAATTCTCATTTAA
- the rplI gene encoding 50S ribosomal protein L9 — MQIILMEKVVNLGQLGDIVNVKNGYARNYLIPQGKAKRATEQAKAEFEARRAELEKIQAKSLASAQTLAEKLDGLLVQISQKAGHDGKLFGSVTNINITEALVAQGFDIQKSMLRMPNGPLKTVGDHTLSIALHTDVTAHITVSVLGDTAT; from the coding sequence ATGCAAATCATATTAATGGAAAAAGTAGTTAATCTGGGTCAGCTGGGTGACATTGTCAATGTTAAAAATGGCTATGCACGCAATTATCTTATTCCTCAAGGGAAAGCTAAGCGTGCAACTGAACAAGCCAAGGCTGAATTCGAGGCCAGGCGTGCTGAACTGGAAAAAATACAGGCGAAATCGCTTGCATCCGCACAGACACTAGCTGAAAAATTAGACGGGCTATTAGTGCAAATCTCGCAGAAAGCCGGCCACGATGGAAAGTTATTCGGCTCGGTTACCAATATTAACATCACCGAAGCGCTTGTTGCACAAGGCTTCGATATTCAAAAATCCATGTTGCGTATGCCGAATGGTCCTTTGAAAACAGTGGGAGATCATACGTTGTCAATTGCGTTACATACCGATGTCACTGCGCATATCACCGTTTCCGTATTGGGTGATACTGCAACTTAA
- the prfB gene encoding peptide chain release factor 2 (programmed frameshift) encodes MEAEHINAIANHLQDLASRSNELRRFLDFDTKQTQLSELSRLLEDPAVWNDTQRIQEINREKKLLEDIVLTLESVQRQLGDTGELFDMAREESDHIALESIAQDMANLEKSVANLEFRRMFSDPMDAKNCFVDIQSGSGGTEAQDWAAMLERMYARYCERQQFSVEILEESPGDVAGIKSASLKVIGEYAYGYLRTETGVHRLVRKSPFDSNNRRHTSFASVFVYPEVDDTIEIEINPADLRIDTFRASGAGGQHINKTDSAIRITHNPTGIVVQCQSGRSQHRNKADALSMLKSKLYEAELRKRHEEKQAIEDTKTDIGWGHQIRSYVLDQSRIKDLRTNIEIGNTQSVLDGNLNDFIEASLKQGVK; translated from the exons ATGGAAGCAGAACACATTAACGCCATTGCCAATCATCTTCAAGATTTAGCAAGCCGATCTAACGAATTACGGAGGTTTCTT GACTTTGATACGAAGCAAACACAATTAAGCGAACTCTCCCGATTACTCGAGGACCCGGCCGTATGGAATGATACGCAGCGCATCCAGGAAATTAATCGTGAAAAGAAACTGCTGGAAGATATTGTGTTAACACTGGAGTCGGTTCAGCGGCAATTAGGCGATACAGGTGAACTATTCGATATGGCTCGAGAAGAGTCCGATCATATTGCACTGGAAAGTATTGCGCAGGATATGGCGAACCTCGAAAAATCGGTTGCAAATCTCGAATTTCGTCGTATGTTTTCCGATCCGATGGATGCAAAAAACTGTTTTGTCGATATTCAATCGGGTTCTGGTGGAACCGAGGCCCAAGATTGGGCAGCCATGCTCGAACGTATGTATGCGCGGTATTGTGAAAGACAACAATTTAGTGTGGAAATTTTGGAAGAATCTCCTGGCGACGTTGCCGGAATTAAAAGTGCCAGCTTAAAAGTCATCGGTGAATACGCCTATGGTTATTTACGAACCGAAACAGGCGTACATCGGCTTGTCAGAAAGTCTCCTTTCGATTCTAACAACCGAAGACATACTTCTTTTGCCAGCGTGTTTGTTTATCCGGAAGTCGATGACACCATCGAAATTGAAATCAATCCAGCAGATCTGCGGATCGATACATTCAGAGCATCCGGTGCTGGGGGGCAGCACATTAATAAAACCGACTCAGCCATACGGATTACTCACAATCCCACTGGTATCGTCGTGCAATGTCAAAGTGGACGCTCGCAGCACCGGAACAAAGCGGATGCGCTTTCAATGCTCAAATCAAAGCTTTATGAAGCCGAGCTGCGTAAACGCCATGAAGAAAAGCAAGCGATTGAAGACACTAAAACCGATATCGGCTGGGGACATCAGATTCGCTCTTATGTATTGGATCAATCCAGGATTAAAGATCTTCGCACCAATATCGAGATTGGAAATACACAAAGTGTGCTGGACGGCAATTTAAATGATTTTATTGAAGCAAGTCTAAAACAAGGTGTTAAATAA
- the mgtE gene encoding magnesium transporter: MTETNQTDSDEDSLTPQSHVSNLLRRYRLVEGLVHLQKDSSDETLANSFVQQQNLAELQDYLNQLHPADIAHILEALPLADRLLVWSMVKTENDGEVLLEASDAVRETLITDMHSHELVAATEFLNTDEIADLAPDLPQEVIDDVFRSLPMEEREQLRSAMSYPEDSVGALMDFDVITIREDVRLEVVSRYLRRFEELPDHTDQLFVVDREERLQGVLLISRLLVSDPETLVAEVMTNEIIKLCPDDVAQQAANSFDRYDLVSASVVDETGKLLGRVTVDTVIDFIRDKAESEALNLAGLSEEEDLFAPVLQSVKNRWVWLAINLVTAFIASRVIGIFEGSIEKLVALAALMPIIAGIGGNSGNQTITMIVRAMALDQIHMRSAWKLLAKEVGVSVINGILWGTVVGIFTFAIYQDPELGLVMMLAMLLNLVLAALLGVLIPLTLRKFGRDPALGSSVMITAVTDSGGFFIFLSLATFFLL; this comes from the coding sequence ATGACAGAGACCAATCAAACCGATAGTGACGAAGACTCTCTAACACCGCAGAGTCACGTTTCTAACTTATTACGAAGATACCGATTGGTTGAAGGTTTGGTGCATTTGCAAAAGGATTCTTCCGATGAAACTCTGGCTAATTCATTCGTGCAGCAGCAGAACCTCGCAGAGCTTCAAGACTATCTGAATCAATTACATCCTGCTGATATTGCACACATCTTAGAGGCTTTACCGTTGGCTGATAGATTGCTGGTTTGGAGCATGGTAAAAACAGAAAATGATGGTGAAGTGCTACTCGAAGCTTCGGATGCAGTTCGTGAAACATTGATTACCGATATGCACAGCCATGAGTTGGTTGCTGCGACTGAGTTTCTGAATACCGATGAAATTGCCGATCTTGCACCCGATTTGCCGCAAGAGGTCATTGATGATGTTTTTCGTTCGTTACCGATGGAAGAACGTGAGCAGTTGCGTTCGGCTATGTCGTATCCTGAAGATTCTGTCGGCGCCCTGATGGATTTTGATGTCATTACCATCCGCGAAGATGTTCGTCTGGAAGTTGTATCGCGCTATCTGCGTCGTTTTGAAGAGCTGCCAGACCATACAGACCAATTGTTTGTGGTGGATCGAGAGGAACGGCTGCAAGGTGTGCTGTTAATTAGTCGATTACTAGTGAGCGATCCTGAAACACTGGTCGCAGAAGTCATGACAAATGAGATCATCAAGCTATGTCCAGATGATGTGGCACAACAAGCAGCAAATTCGTTTGATCGCTATGATTTGGTTTCTGCATCGGTAGTCGATGAAACCGGTAAATTATTGGGTCGTGTAACTGTGGATACGGTTATCGACTTCATTCGCGATAAAGCCGAAAGCGAAGCATTGAATCTGGCTGGGTTAAGCGAAGAAGAGGATCTATTTGCACCGGTGCTCCAAAGTGTTAAAAATCGCTGGGTATGGCTCGCAATTAATTTGGTAACCGCCTTTATCGCTTCGAGAGTCATCGGTATTTTTGAAGGATCTATCGAAAAACTGGTTGCATTAGCCGCATTGATGCCGATCATTGCTGGCATTGGCGGTAATTCAGGCAATCAAACTATTACTATGATCGTACGCGCAATGGCGCTCGACCAGATCCATATGCGCAGTGCTTGGAAATTACTTGCCAAGGAAGTCGGAGTAAGTGTCATTAACGGAATCTTATGGGGAACTGTTGTCGGCATATTTACCTTCGCAATTTATCAAGATCCTGAGTTGGGGTTGGTGATGATGCTGGCGATGCTACTCAATTTAGTATTGGCAGCGCTGCTGGGGGTATTGATTCCGCTTACTCTGCGTAAATTTGGTCGCGATCCTGCATTAGGATCGAGCGTCATGATCACTGCAGTCACAGATAGCGGTGGCTTTTTTATTTTTCTGAGTTTGGCGACTTTCTTTTTGCTGTGA